The following coding sequences lie in one Alicyclobacillus curvatus genomic window:
- the lspA gene encoding signal peptidase II — MLVYILAVIVFGLDQLVKYIVRTSMAVNQMIPIWPHVLVLDYIRNPGAAWGMFGHARYLLILIALIVIAAVVYVQSRYRPKIGFQIGLGLVLGGALGNLMDRIVYGKVIDYIYFQIINFPVFNLADSAITIGVILILLQSIGSSQNRPNGSSEDIQ; from the coding sequence GTGTTGGTTTACATTTTGGCTGTGATTGTGTTTGGGCTTGATCAACTTGTGAAATACATTGTGCGAACATCGATGGCTGTAAACCAGATGATTCCTATTTGGCCGCATGTTCTGGTCCTTGACTATATCCGGAACCCTGGCGCGGCCTGGGGAATGTTCGGGCATGCACGTTACTTGTTGATTCTGATTGCCTTGATTGTAATTGCAGCGGTCGTTTACGTGCAGTCGAGGTATCGACCTAAAATTGGGTTTCAGATTGGCCTTGGCCTGGTCCTGGGCGGGGCTCTCGGTAACCTGATGGACCGGATTGTGTACGGTAAGGTAATTGATTACATCTATTTTCAAATCATCAATTTCCCTGTATTCAACCTTGCCGACAGTGCAATTACAATTGGTGTTATCCTAATCTTGTTGCAGAGCATCGGATCTAGTCAAAATCGACCGAATGGCTCCTCGGAGGACATACAATGA